The genomic DNA TGCGGTTGCTCGTGTTGCCTTCGGAGCCGACCGAGGGGCTGCCGACGGTGATTCTGGAAGCAATGGCTTGTGGGACACCCGTGCTTGCGACACCTGTTTCGGGAGTGCCGGACGTGGTTCGGCAGGGCGAAACCAGTTTTCTGATGGACGAGGTTGCAGGCGAGGCAATTGCACGGGACATCGAGGGAATTCTCGACCGCGATGACCTGACGGAGCTGAGTCAGTATGCTCGGGAACACATCAAAGCCGAGTACAGCTTCGACGCTGCCGTCCGGCGGTGGCGGAGGGTACTCGAAGCATTATAAATGATAGCAGATAGAGCACGAGCGATGACAAAAGTCATAGCCATGGATCGGGAACTGTTGACAACCGAACTGTCGAGACACGATGACAACCAATCAAAATAAACAGGAGCGGGCGACGTATATCCAGTCGGTTGTAAAGGAGGAGTTCGACAGAGACGTTACCGTTCGTCCAGTCACGCGCTCCCTCTATGAGGTGACTGTCGGCGACGATTCGATACGGTATGCGAAATGGTGGGACCGGAAATTCGACGAACTCATGCGATTGACCGAACTCGATACTGACATCGGGATGCCCAAGAGTCGGGTGTTCGAGGGCGACGTATACATTCAACTCATGGAGCCTGCACCCGGGCGACCGCTCTCTCATCAGCTTGTCCTTCGCTGTGTCCCCGGTCTCTGGTGGCATTCGCGGGACCAGGTCGAAGCGGCAGTGACACAGGTTGGAAGATACATTGGTCGCCTCCATCAAGAGACATCGAACGAATCGACAGAAATCGATATATCTAACCTTCATATTGATAAATACGACGCAGTGTCTGATGGATCTATTCACCCGCGGTTGGAACAATAACTTGACAGCGAACTAGTCGAAGAAATATGGTCAAGGGTTGAACGGTACGACGACTCACAACAAATCTCATCCCTCATTCATGGCGATTTAATGTTATATCATGCTTATACTGACTTCAGCAGCGTCTCGCTTATTGATTTTGACGGGGTTGCAACCGGACATCCCCTTGAAGACGTTGCGATATTTAAATCAGCGTTGGAACTGATTATACAGCGACTACCATATACAGGTTGGACACAATATCAAAAACTCTGTGATGCGTTCGATGAGGGTTATCTCAAGACGGCCCCGTCCGAGACCAATTCCAGAAAGCTTGAAGAATTTCTCCATACGATACATCATCTCACCATTCTTCTATATTATTTTGAAAGGCTTCCAAAGAAATTGGAGAGTCAGTGCGAGTATGCCAAATCGTCACGTTTGAAGCTCTCTGCACTATCAATTATCGATACGTGGCTTCTAAAACGCTCTCTCAAACGTCTGCTTTTGTAGCTGAAATTCCCCATACAACCACTCACGTGTGTCGTGGTAAAACTCCATACTCAACGGCGAATGATATTATTCGATGTTTTCATTTGACCGCCGTTCACTCAAGATGGGTCCCCATCATGAACCGTGACAACGAATTTGCAAAAGGCAATCTTCCGCGTTCATAACACGCAATTAGAAGCTATTCGGATGTTGCGGCAACCCTATCTGTTTATGTAACACGCTCGTAGTGGGTTTTGAGTTCAGAACAGAGTGCCTCCCAAGAGTGGTAATCGGCGACGAATCTTCGCGCATTTTCGCCTAGATTGGCCCTATGCTGGTCGTCGGCAAGAAGTCGTTCGATCTTCGCGGACAACGCCTGCGAATCACGCATAGGGACGAGATACCCATTATATCCAGTGTCGATCAGCGACGGAAGACCACCACTGTCCGTCGCAACGACCGGTAGACCCCACGACATTGCCTCGAGCACAACGTTCGGCATTCCTTCACCCTCAGTCGACGCGAGGGCAAACACACCTGCTGACCTGTAGTATCGACCGACATCGTCGGGGTCGACTTCGCCCTCAAACGTGACATCAGCACCGGCCTCGGCGGCGCGTCGTTCGAGCCGGTCGCGCTCGGATCCGTCACCGACGATAGTGAGCGACGCGTTGATCTCCGCGACAGCGTCGATGAGATACTCGATACCTTTCTTCGGTGCGAGTCGACCGACGTAGAGGACTCCTTCTCCTGATGCTGTTTCGTCAGGAATGGATACAGCGTTACCAAGTATGTCGATATTGCACTCAATATCATCGAAGTCGGCGACTACATCGTCTCGGATCTTTCCGGACTGCGCGAGAACAAGTGTGTCATCGAGAACTCGACGCATCATCCAACGTTTCCACCAGACGTCGTTCATGAAATAGTAGTCCCCACCGCGGACCCATGCAAAGTACGGAAGGCCGGTAAGGCGGTTGAGAACGTATCCAAGGAAGCCGACTGGGTAAAGCATCATACACTGGAGGACGTCGAACTCGTTACGACGACGGATGAGAGCCAACATCGCAAACACGAGAAAAGTGAGATCACTCACGAACGGATTCACCCGCCAGTTTTGGATACGTACCACCTCGTATGGGACATCACTGTCATCATGGTCACCGAAGCGTTTCGTGAAAACTGTCACGTCGTGACCTTGATGGTGTAGCTCGGTTGCCATACGTTTCGTCTGGGTCTCCATGCCTCCGATGACGTCTGGCGGGAATGTTTTGAGAATGATGGCGACACGCATTTTTCGATAGTTACAGCGGTGTACGTGTAAGAGCTTCTATTATCCTATGAATGTTGGGAGGTAATAAGAAGCCATTTACAGCACGAAACGGAGAACATATGCATGGGGAAGTCAGAGAAAATACGTTATGATGCGGTGTTACAACGAATCCCCGAGACTACGGAGACGATTCTTGATATTGGATGTGCTAGACATAGTGAAGAGAAGAGAGAGTCGGCAAATTTACATGAGTATCTGATAACAAACACCGAGTGCCACGTACAAGGAATAGATGTGCTTGAGGAAGAGATCGAAAAGATGCGGAATGAAGGGTACGATGTTCAGGTGGGGGACGCCGAAATCTTTGAGTCGGAAACCGAGTTTGATGTTATCGTTGCTGGTGAGGTTATAGAACATCTGAAAAACATAGGGAAGTTCATCCGCACTGCGGAGAGCAATCTCGCTGTGGGGGGGAAACTGATAATCACGACCCCGAATCCGGACGGCTTCGCGTATTTCAGGAAAGCACTGTTCAACCAGCCAAACAACCCCACACACACCTGCTGGGTAGACCCTAAGAACCTTGAGCAGCTTATTTCCATCACCGAAACAGATCTGCAACTAAACGAATGGACATACCTCCCACCAGTTGGTGGTGTTTCCATGGTCCTCTGGAAGACGGGTTTCAGCAGAGCTGCGAGCCCAGGGTACGTTGCTGAACTCTCGTTAGATTCAACTGGGTAAACTATGAGTCATATTGAATTTGTTGGGCCGCCGGGTGCTGGAAAATCGACGATTTACGGTGCCGTAATCGATAACCCGAAATTCTTTGGAGCGCTCCAAGAGGATGCTGTGAAACGGTGGATGCTACGTAAAGCACGCAAACGGTACCGGATCCTCTATCGGATGACCCCGGGTTTTCTCCGCTCACTGCTTGTCGATAGCGTTATCGAATATCGTCTCAGACGAGCGGTATTCGACGATTTTGTTCGAAGCTACCCTAACTTTCCCCATGTCTTGTCTCTGATACTGAACGAAGCACGATATCAACCGGAGACACTTCATCAACTGGTCAAACGATGTGCTGAAACATATCAAATAGGGGTTGAAACAGTCGAGGACGATGAAACACTTTTTATCGACGAGGGCTTTTCTCAGAGCGCGGTCTCAATACTATGGCGGTTTGACGACAGACAGTTCCCACTGAGTGACTACTTCCAGCGTACGCCTACACCCAGATTACTCATCTACGTGGATGCCCCAGTCGACACATGCATTCAGAGACAACAAAAACGGGGAAACGTTCCTGCCTCAAAAGAATGGGTCTCGGAGGATATTCAAACGGTTCAATACGACTTGGATAACATTTGTCAGCAGGTAGTGACGGCAGCAGAAAAGCATACGCAGGTACTAACCATTAACAATACCGGTGGTATCGACACTGCGGTGGACCGCATTCGTTCGGCACTGTCCAACTGAGCGCTATTGTCAGATTGGAAACTTACGGGCTCCATAAGAACGGGGGACTCCGCGAACCGAAAACAGGGTGAGGAGTATATAAAACAGGGATTCGGCGGATTCAATAGAGTTGGCCACAATAAGTACGTACAGAGTGCTCAATGGGTGGACAAATGCATGCCGAGCAAACGGTTGTTGTCGAGGATGAATTCGGGATCGATGATACACTAAAGGATGATCTCAAGACCGTGGCAGGTATACCGGATGTGGAAAGAGTGATTGCACTTGGGGACATCGGCCCGTCAAAATCTGAAACTCCGGGATCGATAGCTGTTGCAACGACGGGCACGGTCTATCCTGAGTTCTGTTCGAATGTCGTCAACTGTGGCATGTCTCTCCTGCGGACCGGCCTCAAAGAAGAGGACGTGACTGATGAACTTCTAACCAAATTCTGTGAGCGCCTGCAAAGTCCAGACGAGCGTTTCAGTCCTGACAAGCAGGATACCATCGGTATGCTGGAACACGGCGCCGAGTACGTCGTTGACGAATGGGGATTCAGTCCGGACCTGTTGACCAACATCGAAAACGGCGGAAATATGTTCAAAACTGAAAACCGGACACGGGAGATTCGGGAGCTTGTCCCGCCGTGGATACTCAGTCACCCAAACGCACGTGAGGACACTCCTATTCCAAACCTATCAGGAAACCACTTTATCGAGTTCCAGGTCGTTGACGAGGTGTTAGATTCGGACACTGCGACAGAGTGGGGACTCAGTGAGGGCGATGTCTTGGTTGCCATGCATGGGGACTATCAACTCACCCTCTACATCAATTGGCACTACGCCAATCGCCACAAGTTCCGAGAACATGCCGCTCTTCAGGATAAAATCAAACTCCAACTCTCGAAGCTACTCTTCCACGCGTGGAGTGGCAGAGTCCGAGATCTCCCGCAGAACTGGAAATGTTACAATGGATCGGAGCGATTCTCGGGGATTGATACGAACACTGTCCAAGGGGACCGATACGTTCAGACCCAGCATGCAGCGATGAATTTCGGCTATGCCAATCGACTTCTCGCCAACTGCTATATGGCCGATGTGTTGGCAGATATCACTTCCAAAGCGAGCGACGCATCGCTGCTGTGGGATGTCGGGCACGACACCCTGCAGCGGGAATCCATTGGGGGAGAGGAATACTGGATACATCGGAAGGCTGCAGGTAATGCCGCTGCAGGTAAGCCTGCATTTATTTCGGGGTCGTACAATATGGATTCGTTTCTCGGCCAAGGACTTCCAGGTGCGGAAGCATATCTCAACTCCTACGACCACGGCAGTGGGAATGTAATCAGCTACTTTGAATCAAACGGCCAGCTACCCAAAACAGACCTATCAACTGCGAAGTACTCCTTGCAGGAGGCACGTGACAGTGATAAAATTAAACATATTGATAGGAAACCAATCGAAAGGCTGGCCGATAACGTGACTGGGAAAGGTATTCTTTCGGGAGTGGCGTGGCTTCGGCCCATTGCAAATATTGGCGAGTAACCGCCACGGCCCATATAACAACAAATTAGTCTCATATCTGGACTTGGACTACATTATTACTCAGAGGATGTTTAGGCAGTGACATTTGACAGGTTGAACCTACAGCTTATTTTATTGTCTGATTTGATCAATCACATTACCGGGATCTCCATCATATAGGATACCGCTGTCTGTCCAAAAGTCGTAATCTTTGGTCGGTACTTGCCAATTCCCATAGACTCGTTTCAGATACTCCTCAGGCTGGGAGGGTAGGTATACGCCGTGTTCCTCACTGTACATGCGGTCTTCGTAATGGTATTTTGGTACTTTTCTAACTTTGATTTTATTTATTGTATTCAAAACTGGATCCATAATAGTATTATCTTTGACATACCAGTGATAGGCCGAATGTAAACGAGAGATTAGGTTCGCCTTTGATATTCGTCTATGAGTCACATTCCAAGCATACTGCTCCCCCGCATGATAAACAATAACGCTCTTCGGAAGCAGATTGTTGGTCGGGTAGAGCTGTCGCTGTGAAAGCGTAGCGGGCAAGGGTGACGCGAACGCGTCACCCGAACGCAATGTTCCCATTTGAATTGCTGAGCTCAGAGGCGAGCGCCGCGAACCTGCTGGAGCAGGTTCGCTGGCGCGAGGGCCTCTGTTGCCCGCGCTGCCGGTCTGAGTCGGTGATCAAACACGGCAGCTATCGAGAGTACCAGCGGTATCTCTGTAAGGATTGCGACCGCACGTTCAACGACAAGACCGGCACGATCTTCGCGCACGCGAAGATCGGCCTCGACAAGCTGTTGTTCGCGTTCTACTCGTTGCTCCGGTTCAACACGAGTATCCGCCAGTTAGACGCTGAAATTGACGTGTCGTATCGCTCACTTCGCCGGCGCGTCGAGCAGTTCGCCAGAACGCTCGACGCGCCAGCCATCAACCTCGTTGGCCCGGTCGAGATCGACGAGTTCTACGTCTCTGCCGGGAAGAAGGGCCGCGAGCGCGACCGAGAGTCGCGCTCGCGTGCTCTCTCGAAACGCGGACGAGGAACGTATGAGGAGGACAAACCACCAGTGTTCACGCTCGTTGATCGCGGCACCGGTCAGCGATACGTCGTCCCGGCGAAATCCGCCGACGAAGCGACGGTGCGACTCCTTCTCGAAAACCACGAGAAGGAGTCGCTAACCGTCTATACCGACGGATTTCGGGCATACGATCCACTTGACGATGATGAGGACTTCCACCGAGAATCAGTAATTCACGGTGACGGCGAGTACGTTGATGGAGACGCACACGTGAACACGTGCGAGAGCCACGCGTCGCTGGCGCGACGGTGGCTCTCGCCACATCGAGGCGTCTCAAAGGACAAACTGACAGCGTATCTTAGACCGTTCCAACTTCGGCGACGAATCCTCCGCAAACCGGGACGAGAAGCACTGAAACAGATTATTCGAGAAGTTCTCTGACTCACCAACAATGTACTTCACAAGAGCGAACAATAATATCAACTTTGACATCATAACTGCGAGGTCTCCCCTTAACTGCAAATACTTTCTTTTGATATGTTTTTGTTTTGTATTCATAATCTTCGGACTCTTCGAACATGTCAATGACTTTCTCAACGTCCGTGGACCAGACACCGAGATCGATATCGTCATCCCAACTTATGAGATGGCCTTCGCGGACTAATCCGAGTAAATTGCCCAAATCAACCCAGTAGGCGACCTTGTTAGTTTCCAGCTCAGCACAGATGTCGAAAAACTGCTCTTCAATGTCCATAGCGGAGCCGTCGCGTTTCGAACAATTAAATATTAACGGACGAGCTAGTTGAACAGCCATGGAGAATCATAGACCCGCGAGCTGATCGAATAAGAAACATCAGTACTTCACAAAGCCCGTTAGTTAGGACATCTGCCTGCTGAAGGTGTGTTCAAGACCAACAAGCAGACAGCGAAATCCACGAGGACCAGCTCGTTAACTTCCTCATCAACCAGCTTGACGAAGAAGTTGCTTTCTATCTTGCCGACAACGCTGAAATCAATTCTGAGGACATCTACGAGGTCCTCGTCGGCGCAACCGCCGACGGGACTCCAATCTCGACGCTGCACAACTCCAGCGAAGACCCGCCACCGGCGAACACGATACTCTACCATCTTCGGATGAAGTTCGAACCGGAACGGCTCAAACGAGTCGCTAACACACTCCTTCGGCGACATATAGTCGAGCTGCTCCCCGAGCAGGTGGAGGTCTCTACCGGTCGTCACTGACCCAGCAAGCGTTTTCGCAAGTTGCAACGCTGTTGCGCCGGCGGCTGACCGCCGCCGACACCGACAGCTCCGTTTTTGATCAGCGTTGCTCGGCTGTGCTGGCGACTCATCAACAGATGACTCAGGTCGGGTTAACTGGCGATGCTTTGTGAGGTACTGAATTTGGTACAGTGGGATTCACCACCTTTCGACGGTGAGAATAATCGGATTAGATTTGGTCCCCGTCCGCATTCGTATCCAGCACAAACAGTGGCAGGAGTACCGCGACGAAGTCTGGAACAACCCCAGTAAGGACGCTTCCTGGCATCCCGACCTACAGCAACCCGACTGACCCGTCCTTTCGGTGTGTTTTTACGTCTCTCCGCGAAAGTTTGCCCACAGGTTATATGAGGATCGGCCAGACCTCCGTGATCTACTTTCTCGGCAAGGTCACGGCCTCCGTCGTCGGCTTCCTCGCCACGATCTACTTCGCTCGAGTTCTCGGCGCAGAAGTGCTCGGCTTCTACGCCGTCGCGATCGCCGTCGCCGGCTGGCTCAAGCTCGGTGGCTCGATGGGCGTCAGCTCGGCCGTCCAGAAACGAATGAGTGAAGGCGACGATCCGGACCGGTACTTCGTCGCGGGCGCGCTGATGGTCGCCGCGTTCGCGGCCGTGGCCGTCTCAGTGCTGCTTCTCTTTCGCGACCAGGTGAACGCCTACGTCGGTGCGGAAGCAGCCCTTCTCGTCGCTTTACTGGTCACCGTCCAGCTCCTGTTTGCCATCGTCGGGGCCGGACTGAAAGGACAGCGTCGAGTCCACGTCTACGGCGTTCTCAAACCACTCAAGGAAGCGTCCCAGAGCCTGACACAGGTTGCACTCGTCGTTCCCGTCCTCTTCGGCCTCGGTCTCACGGGACTCCTCGCGGGCAAGGCGATCGGTGCCTTCCTCGTCACGCTCCTCGCTATCGCGGTGTTGGGCGTCAGTTTCAAACGTCCAACACTCGAACATTTCAAGAGTCTCCTCGATTTTGCCAAGTACTCCTGGCTCGGGAGCGTCGAGAGCCGGACCTTCAAGGAAGCTGATATCGTAATTATGGGATTTTTCGTCTCCTCCGCACTCATCGGCGTCTACTCCATCGCCTGGAGTCTGACGATGTTTCTTACCCTTTTTGGCTCTTCGGTGCGGACGACGCTCTTTCCTGAGATCAGCAACGCAGCATCGACCAAAGGGAAAGACGCCATCTCACTCATCGAAGATGGGATATCGTACCAGGGACTGATCCTGATACCCGGATTCGTTGGTGGCACGATACTCTCCGAACAGATTCTGCAGATATATGGTGACGAGTTCGTCCAGGGAACGGCTGTCCTCTGGATACTCATTCTGGCCGTCCTGTTGAAGGGGTACCAGTCCCAGTTCCTCACTGCACTCAACGGCCTGGATCGGCCCGATATCTCGTTCTACATCTACACCGCCTTTATTCTCTCCAACCTAATTTTGAACGTCACCCTTATCTACCTATTCGGTTGGGTCGGTGCCGCAATCGCAACAGCACTCTCTGCAGGTGTGGGGCTCTCGCTCTCATACATCGCCGTCAAGCGGCTGTCATCATTTAAAACACCAACAGAGATGATCGCTAAACAGCTAACTTCGGCACTGCTTATGGGTATTTTCGTCTATGCCGGTTTGTATATCGAACAGACATTCGGACTGATTGAGTACAACGCCATCACAGTCGGTATTCTCGTATTTTCAGGCGCTCTGCTATACTTTGTTTTACTGTTCGTATTGTCAGAGGAGTTCCGGCGTACCACACGGAGAAATTTACCCGGGTTTGGGTGATTGAGTTTGGCGAACACCAGCTGTACATCGTTGTTCGCTTCTCCACTAATGATGCTATCTTGAAGGTAGTTCCTCGAGTCGATTGGATGTTTTTCGAGAGGATACTCAACTCAGCGATAACTCCCAAAATCAATATCGATTCGAGACGAACCGGTTTGATTATATCGGACAATTTTCCTCGTTCAGACTATCCTATATTTCTGCACAATTGACTGCTGATCTTCCCGCGAGGACACTATAGTGTAGATCATCATCAAAATGTCGGGAGTCATCGCAAGCGAAAGAACATAAATAAACCTCCACCAAAGGTATTGTTGATGACTCGCCCCTTCGTCGTTATCCTCGGTGCCGGCCGCCCCTTCTCCGGCACCGTCCCCTCGGCACTCCAGCGCATCTCCGGCGATCGTCGCGTCCTCGATTGGCTCATCGATGCGTTCAGCACCACCCTGGAAAACCCAGAGATCCACTTCGTCGGCGGCTACCGCATGGACGAGATCGTCGAGGAGTACCCCGACATCCATTTCTCGCGCAACGAAGACTGGGAGGAGACCGGCACGATCGGCTCGCTCCTGTCGGCCCCCCTCGACGAGACCCGGCCCACCTACGTCTGCTATGCCGACGTCGTCTTCCAGCCCGAGATCGTCGCCGACCTCCAGAGCACCGCCGCCGACGCCGCGGTCGCGATCGACGAACGCTGGCGGACCCGCTACCGATCGCGCTCCGAGGCGAGCCGCGAGCGCGCCGAGAAAGCCCGCTACGAGACTGCCGACGAACCGTACGTCGATCGCGTCGCATCCGACCTCGATCCCGAGGAGGCCGACGCCGAGTTCACCGGCCTCACTCGACTCTCCCCCGCCGCGATGCGGTTCGTCTCCGATCTCGTCGATCGCAGCCTGATCGGCCCCGAGGACGACCTCGCGGATCTGGTCACCGCCCTCTCGGTCGGCGAGATCCACCCCGAACCGGTCGACGTGGCGGGCCACTGGGCGGAACTCGAAACCGCAGAGGACCTGGCGCGGTTCGTCCTCGACACCAAGGCCAACACGCTCAAGCGCCTCGAATCGATGGTCACCGAGAGCACGATCGCCCCCCAGTACACCTTCACCGTCGACGACTTCGAGGACGATCCGACCACCGTCGCCGACACGATCGAGGCCACCTTCGATCGCCCGGTGATCGTCCGATCGAGCACCCTCGCCGAGGACGGCTGGGAGCACTCCAACGCCGGCCGCTTCGAGAGCGTCCTCGACGTGCCGCCCGACGACGAGACCGCCCTGCGGAACGCGATCGAAGCTGTGATCGACTCCTACGACGGCAACCCACACAACCAGGTGCTCGTCCAGCCGATGGTCCCCGACGTCGCCGCCAGTGGCGTCGTGATGACCCGATCGGTCGAACACGCCAGCCCCTACTACGTGATCAACTACGACGCCGAGACGGGCAGCACGGTCACCGTCACTGACGGCAGCGGCGACGACATCCGGACGATTATCGTCCGCAAGGACACAGCTGACCGGTCCACGGCTAACGAGCCCGCAACGGGCGAATCTATCGCTGACAGATCGGTCGCCTCAACCGGTGATCCAGCCCTCTGCCTGCCGGCTCTTCTGCGGGCAGTTGCCGAACTCGAAGAGGTCGTCGGCCACGACGGACTAGATGTGGAGTTTGCCGTTACCGACGACGGCGAGGTGTATATTCTTCAGGTCAGACCGATGACAGTCGACCCCGGTGAACAGACCGTTGACGACGGCGCTGTCGTCCGGGCGATCGAAGAAGCCCGCGATACCTTCGAGTCCCGGCAGTCAGCTTCACCGTTCGTCTTCGGCGATCGGGCGATTTATGGAGTGATGCCCGACTGGAACCCGGCAGAGATTATCGGCCGGACGCCTCGCCTGCTGGCCGACTCCCTGTACCGGTACCTGATCATGGACGAGGTCTGGGCACGCCAGCGGGCTGAATTCGGCTATCGGGATGTCCGACCCCACCCCCTCATGTTCAGCTTTGCCGGCCAGCCGTACGTCGATGTACGTGCCGATTTCAACTCTTTCATCCCTGCGGCAGTCTCGGATGAGCTGGCCGAGAAGCTGGTCGATCACTACCTCACTCGGCTTGAAGAAAACCCCGAACTCCACGACAAAATCGAGTTCGAGATCGCGGTCACCTGCCTGCCATTCGATTTCGAGCACCGCGCCGAGCCGCTGCGGGAGGCCGGATTCACCGATGCAGAACTCGATGAACTCCGCGAGGGGTTACGAGGAATCACTCAGGGTGCGTTTGAGCGCGTCGAAGGCGGGGTCGATATGGCGAAGGTCGACGATCTCGAACGCCGGTACGAACGTCTCAGGACGGCTGACATCCCCGACCTACAGCTTGTCCGCACTCTGCTCGAGGACTGTCGACGGCTTGGAACACTGCCGTTCGCGCATCTAGCCCGAGCAGCGTTCGTCGCCGTCTCATTGCTTCGATCCCTCGAACGGAAAGGCATCCTGACAGACGAACAGGTGTCAGAGTTTCTCAACTCACTCGAGACCGTCGCCCGTGAATTCGAACATGACGGGTATCTGGTTGCTCAGGGAGAACTTGGTTTCGAAGAATACGTCGAGCGGTATGGGCACCTCCGGCCGGGCACATACGACATCACCTCTCCACGGTACGCCGCCGATCCGGAGGGTTATCTCCGGCCGACAGTTGAGACTGCGAGTGAACCAGATTCCCACCCCAGACCGGATGCGATCTGGGATGGCGAGACCGCAGCAGAAATCGAAGCTGAACTCGAATCGATCGGGCTTCCGGCGGATATTGATCGGTTCGTCGACTTCCTGCGTGATTCGATCAAAGGCCGAGAATATGCCAAGTTCATCTTCTCGAAGAACCTCAGCCTTGCACTCGAACGTCTGGCAGCTTACGGCCAAGAACACGATCTCGATCGCGATACCCTCTCACACGTCTCGATCGAAGACGTTCTCGAGCTCACGACAGGGCATCCACCCCAAGAGCCGGCTGAATGGCTCCATGAACGAGCTGCTGAGGGGCAGAGACGCCACACGATCGCCCAGGCCGTCGAGCTTCCACCGCTGCTGACTGAAGAACGGGAGTTTGACCGTTTCGAACGGCCAGCGCGTGAGCCGAACTTCGTTACAACCGAGACTGTCCGCGAACAGATAGCGGAGCCGGATGAGGACGATGATCCGACACTCGACGGCCGGATCGT from Natronomonas pharaonis DSM 2160 includes the following:
- a CDS encoding PEP-utilizing enzyme — protein: MTRPFVVILGAGRPFSGTVPSALQRISGDRRVLDWLIDAFSTTLENPEIHFVGGYRMDEIVEEYPDIHFSRNEDWEETGTIGSLLSAPLDETRPTYVCYADVVFQPEIVADLQSTAADAAVAIDERWRTRYRSRSEASRERAEKARYETADEPYVDRVASDLDPEEADAEFTGLTRLSPAAMRFVSDLVDRSLIGPEDDLADLVTALSVGEIHPEPVDVAGHWAELETAEDLARFVLDTKANTLKRLESMVTESTIAPQYTFTVDDFEDDPTTVADTIEATFDRPVIVRSSTLAEDGWEHSNAGRFESVLDVPPDDETALRNAIEAVIDSYDGNPHNQVLVQPMVPDVAASGVVMTRSVEHASPYYVINYDAETGSTVTVTDGSGDDIRTIIVRKDTADRSTANEPATGESIADRSVASTGDPALCLPALLRAVAELEEVVGHDGLDVEFAVTDDGEVYILQVRPMTVDPGEQTVDDGAVVRAIEEARDTFESRQSASPFVFGDRAIYGVMPDWNPAEIIGRTPRLLADSLYRYLIMDEVWARQRAEFGYRDVRPHPLMFSFAGQPYVDVRADFNSFIPAAVSDELAEKLVDHYLTRLEENPELHDKIEFEIAVTCLPFDFEHRAEPLREAGFTDAELDELREGLRGITQGAFERVEGGVDMAKVDDLERRYERLRTADIPDLQLVRTLLEDCRRLGTLPFAHLARAAFVAVSLLRSLERKGILTDEQVSEFLNSLETVAREFEHDGYLVAQGELGFEEYVERYGHLRPGTYDITSPRYAADPEGYLRPTVETASEPDSHPRPDAIWDGETAAEIEAELESIGLPADIDRFVDFLRDSIKGREYAKFIFSKNLSLALERLAAYGQEHDLDRDTLSHVSIEDVLELTTGHPPQEPAEWLHERAAEGQRRHTIAQAVELPPLLTEEREFDRFERPAREPNFVTTETVREQIAEPDEDDDPTLDGRIVLIPQADPGYDWLFGYDIAGLVTMYGGTNSHMAIRAAEFGLPAAIGVGESLYEQLSGAEVIELDCEAKAVERIR